In a single window of the Bactrocera dorsalis isolate Fly_Bdor chromosome 2, ASM2337382v1, whole genome shotgun sequence genome:
- the LOC125776435 gene encoding uncharacterized protein LOC125776435 gives MENKATRSLCIKKADLFDIWRKECTKKGKFDAVLKYVIGKIEVNILSDEIEKHISQILHFFCVKLATKWEKSHRNINTFKKQNEAWLNTETNFVLYEISKKAPPTTVGRPRLPFSAKSDFGKRKEAADLSAEKADTNLLVRAAATSARTQGDTDLAAVLKESMESPTRPSKMRKFVNEDPKKPIPYSADEALAFLLEHNFSKEQYNAIRDGSKKRNSDIYPHYNKIAAAKLKCRPEGIEASETLAKVPLRNILQHTAEKIVDMQREVFQAVMEAEKTNFVSSELILSYGFDSSTGQAQFKQAFNEPGSSNSSDSSLLATTVIPLRLLLSSGKPIWNNRTPQSVRFCRPIKLEYIKETKEVVLKEHLKLKNEINALKTLTISIGDGKSVEVSFKLFLTLIDGKVLNIITGTRSNQACSICGATPKDFMNTSNYKSEVFHAKEETLKFGISPLHCWIRFFEFLLHLGYKCKIQKWQIRGEDKLPVLKRKVDIQNDFWKKLGLRVDMPRVGGSGSTNDGNTARRAFTEHTIFSKITDVDEDLIFRFKIILSCLSCEFEINSSKFEIYCFQTAKRFQELYPWLPMSSTVHKVLIHSREIIENTALPMGFFGEQAAESRHQIYKADRLHHARRNNRTNNLLDIFNRAIDTSDPLISTFFLSKRIQKRKRITLPPEVIELLCCSEPLEDFQLNNQDDEINETEEELFNLNLHNELDLCD, from the exons atggaaaataaagctACAA GAAGCCTCTGCATAAAAAAAGCTGATTTGTTTGATATATGGCGAAAAGAATgcacaaaaaaaggaaagtttgatgctgttttaaaatatgtaattggCAAAATTGAAGTTAATATACTTTCGGATGAAATTGAGAAACATATATcgcaaatattacattttttttgcgtAAAATTGGCAACAAAGTGGGAAAAATCTCACAGAAACATAAATacctttaaaaaacaaaatgaagcgTGGCTTAATACTGAAACAAATTTTGTGCTAtatgaaatttctaaaaaagcACCACCTACCACTGTTGGACGTCCACGTCTGCCATTCAGCGCCAAATCAGATTtcggaaaaagaaaagaagccGCAGACCTATCAGCTGAAAAAGCTGATACTAATCTTCTAGTTCGCGCAGCAGCAACATCGGCTCGTACACAAGGTGATACTGATCTGGCTGCAGTCCTGAAAGAAAGCATGGAAAGTCCAACAAGGCCATCAAAAATGCGGAAATTTGTTAACGAGGATCCCAAAAAGCCAATTCCTTATTCAGCGGATGAGGCTTTAGCTTTTCTTCttgagcataatttttcaaaagagcAGTATAATGCAATACGCGATGGAAGCAAAAAAAGGAACAGCGACATATATCCTCATTATAACAAAATTGCAGCCGCAAAATTAAAATGTCGACCTGAGGGTATAGAAGCAAGTGAGACCCTAGCCAAAGTTCCGTTGcgaaatattttacaacatacggctgaaaaaattgttgatatgCAAAGAGAAGTGTTCCAAGCTGTAATGGAAGCGGAAAAGACAAATTTTGTAAGCTCTGAATTGATATTAAGCTACGGATTTGATAGTAGCACTGGTCAAGCTCAATTTAAGCAAGCATTTAATGAGCCAGGTTCGTCAAATAGCAGCGATAGCTCCCTATTGGCTACAACAGTCATTCCCTTAAGGTTACTGCTCTCATCGGGTAAACCAATTTGGAACAACCGCACACCGCAGTCTGTAAGATTTTGCCGTCCCATTAAACTGGAGTACATAAAAGAGACAAAAGAAGTGGTTTTAAAGGAGcacctgaaattaaaaaatgagaTTAATGCCTTGAAAACCCTAACAATATCAATTGGTGATGGAAAATCTGTGGAAGTatcctttaaattatttttaacactaaTTGATGGAAAAGTTTTAAACATTATAACTGGGACTAGATCAAACCAGGCTTGTTCCATTTGTGGTGCTACCCCTAAAGACTTTATGAACACGAGTAATTACAAAAGTGAAGTATTTCATGCAAAAGAGGAAAccttaaaatttggaattagCCCCCTTCATTGTTGGattagattttttgaatttttattacatttaggCTATAAATGCAAAATACAAAAGTGGCAGATACGAGGAGAAGATAAGTTACCTGTCTTAAAAAGAAAAGTAGACATTCAAaacgatttttggaaaaagcttGGACTTCGCGTAGATATGCCCAGAGTAGGAGGCTCCGGTTCCACAAATGACGGGAACACTGCTCGTCGAGCTTTTACTGAACAcactattttttctaaaataactgATGTTGACGAAGACCttatatttcgtttcaaaataattttgagttgTCTATCCTGCGAGTTTGAAATCAATTCaagcaaatttgaaatatattgcttTCAAACAGCAAAACGTTTTCAGGAGCTATATCCCTGGCTGCCAATGAGTTCTACAGTCCATAAAGTACTAATACATTCAagagaaataatagaaaatactgCACTTCCCATGGGGTTTTTTGGAGAACAAGCTGCTGAATCGCGACATCAAATATACAAAGCCGATAGATTACATCACGCTCGTAGAAACAACCGCACCAATAACCTATTAGACATATTTAATAGGGCTATCGATACATCAGATCCAttaatttccacattttttttaagtaaacgcATTCAAAAGAGGAAACGTATCACACTTCCTCCTGAAGTCATTGAATTATTATGTTGCAGCGAACCCTTAGAAGATTTTCAACTTAACAACCAAGATgatgaaattaatgaaactgaggaggaactttttaatttaaatttacataatgAATTAGATTTATGTGATTAA